The genomic region CGGGCAACGTGGATCGATTCCGAGGTGCTGAGCTTCGACGTGCAGTACTTCGTGGGCGTCGACGGCCTGAGCGCGACGCTGGTGTTGCTGACGGGCATCCTCTTCGTCGTGGCTACGCTCGTCTCGTTCAACATCACGTTGCGCCCGCGCGAGTACTTCATGTGGCTCCTGCTGCTCGAGGCGGCTGTCATGGGCGTCTTCGTGTCGCAGGACCTGATCCTCTTCTTCCTGTTCTGGGAAGGCGAGCTGGTCCCGATGTTCTTCCTGATCTCGATCTGGGGGACGGGGCGCAAGGAGTACAGCGCCATCAAGTTCGTGTTGTACACGCTGGCCGGCTCGGCACTGATGCTGGTGGGCTTCCTGGTGCTCGGCTTCTCCCAGGGCACCTTCGACATGCAGGCGCTGGCCGAGGCGGACATTACGGAGGCGGCGATATCGCTGCACGCGGTGTTCCTGCTGATCCTCGCCGCGTTCGCGATCAAGCTGCCGGTGTTCCCGCTACACACCTGGCTGCCGGACGCCCACACGGACGCGCCGACGGCCGTGTCGGTAATCCTGGCCGGCATCCTCCTGAAGATGGGCGGCTACGGCTTGATCCGGATTAACGCGGGCATCCTGCCGGAACAGTTCGATGACTTTGCCCCCTACCTGGCGGGCTTGGCGGCGGTTAGCGTCCTTTACGGCGCCGTGCTCACCATGCGGCAGCAAGACCTGAAGCGCCTCATCGCCTACTCCAGCGTGAGCCACATGGGTTACGTGCTGCTCGGCGCCTCGGCGCTGGGCGAGATCGGCCTGACGGGGGCGTCTCTGCAGATGTTCACGCACGGCACTATAACTGCCCTCCTCTTCGTCATGGTCGGGCTCATCTACGACCGCGCCCACACGCGCCAGATTGCCGACCTGTCCGGCCTGGCGCACCGAATGCCCCTTGCGGCGACGTTCTTCGTGGTGGCGGGCCTGGCGTCGCTGGGGCTGCCCACGATGTCGGGCTTCGTCGCTGAGCTGCTGGTGTTCCTGGGCAGCATCGAGGCTTTCGAGGTCCAGACCGTGCTGGCCGTCGTCGGGATACTTCTTTCGGCTGGATACATCCTCTGGACGGTCCAGCGAGTGATGTTCGGGCCGGAGAACCCGCGCTGGGCGTCCCTGCCGGACACCGACAACTGGTGGGAGTGGGCGAGTATGGCGACGCTGGCCGCGCTGATAATCGCCATCGGCATCTACCCTTCGATCGTCGTGGACACGCTGGAGAACGGCGTCCTGCGGACAATGGAGTTCATCTAGGCCATGTGGGACGACCTGGACAAGCTGGGGCCGGTTCTCGCAATGGGCGGCGTCGCGACGCTGATCCTGGTCTGGGGCTTTCTGCCGCGTGGCCGCATTCCCGCGCCGCGCAACACGGCCCTCCTGGCGGTAGCGCTGCTCGGGCCCATACTGGCAGCGGCCTGGGCCCTGTCACTGCTGACCCGCGATGAGGCCGGGTTCGCCTTCGCGAACTCGATGGTGCTTGACGACTTCTCCTACTTCTTCCACTTCCTGTTCGCCGGCATCGCGGCCGCGGTCCTGTTCTCGTCCCAGGACTACGGCAAGCGCTTCGGCGACCGGCAGCCCGAGTACTACGCCCTGGTGCTCCTGGCGAGCGGGGCGATGATGCTCCTGGCGGCGAGCCGCGACCTGATCCTTATCTACATCGCCTTGGAGCTTACGAGCATCAGCCAGTACATCATGGCGGCACTCCAGCGCGACGAACGCTCGAGCGAGGCCGGGATCAAGTACCTGCTTCTGGGCGCGGTCGCTTCCGCCGTCATCCTCTACGGCATGGCCTTCCTCTTCGGCATGACGGGAAGCACACGCCTCATCGCGCCGGCGGGCGAGCCAAGCATCGCCAGCGCCATCGCGGAGCGAGGCGAGGAGATGCGCGCCGGGCTGGTGCTATCGGTGGTGTTCCTGATCGCCGGCTTCGGCTTCAAGATGGCCGTGGTGCCCTTCCAGATGTGGGTGCCGGACGTGTACGAGGGCTCGCCGGCGCCTGTCGCGGCGTTCCTGTCCGTAGCCAGCAAGGCCGCC from Dehalococcoidia bacterium harbors:
- a CDS encoding NADH-quinone oxidoreductase subunit M; the encoded protein is MLTALIVVPLIGAVASMALPKEREESARWVALLFTAIALVAAGNVFFALDTADAGLQFVDRATWIDSEVLSFDVQYFVGVDGLSATLVLLTGILFVVATLVSFNITLRPREYFMWLLLLEAAVMGVFVSQDLILFFLFWEGELVPMFFLISIWGTGRKEYSAIKFVLYTLAGSALMLVGFLVLGFSQGTFDMQALAEADITEAAISLHAVFLLILAAFAIKLPVFPLHTWLPDAHTDAPTAVSVILAGILLKMGGYGLIRINAGILPEQFDDFAPYLAGLAAVSVLYGAVLTMRQQDLKRLIAYSSVSHMGYVLLGASALGEIGLTGASLQMFTHGTITALLFVMVGLIYDRAHTRQIADLSGLAHRMPLAATFFVVAGLASLGLPTMSGFVAELLVFLGSIEAFEVQTVLAVVGILLSAGYILWTVQRVMFGPENPRWASLPDTDNWWEWASMATLAALIIAIGIYPSIVVDTLENGVLRTMEFI
- a CDS encoding NADH-quinone oxidoreductase subunit N — its product is MWDDLDKLGPVLAMGGVATLILVWGFLPRGRIPAPRNTALLAVALLGPILAAAWALSLLTRDEAGFAFANSMVLDDFSYFFHFLFAGIAAAVLFSSQDYGKRFGDRQPEYYALVLLASGAMMLLAASRDLILIYIALELTSISQYIMAALQRDERSSEAGIKYLLLGAVASAVILYGMAFLFGMTGSTRLIAPAGEPSIASAIAERGEEMRAGLVLSVVFLIAGFGFKMAVVPFQMWVPDVYEGSPAPVAAFLSVASKAAGFAAVMRIFFEGLTDASISGDWADIFAVVAAVSMSVGNVLALVQSNIKRLLGYSSIAQAGNFMVGLAAISAAGGLEGAASGVLFFLAAYAFTNMAAFVVVIVISDRTGSDLIADYGGMWQRAPVLALALTLALVSLTGIPPTVGFIAKVYIFNAAVESDLVWLVVIAVLNSVVSAFYYLRIAGTMFLAEPRSRERIATSYPVRLALAVAAVGILALGIVPSPLLEVAQDAAAVFAE